The Vigna unguiculata cultivar IT97K-499-35 chromosome 6, ASM411807v1, whole genome shotgun sequence genome contains a region encoding:
- the LOC114188122 gene encoding serine/threonine-protein phosphatase PP1 isoform X2 gives MMMTTMEGMMDKAVLDDVIRRLLEGKGGKQVQLSESEIRQLCVNARQIFLSQPILLELRAPIRIGGDIHGQYQDLLRLFEYGGYPPAANYLFLGDYVDRGKQSLETICLLLAYKIRYPDKIHLLRGNHEEAKINRIYGFYDECKRRFNVRLWKIFTDCFNCLPVAALIDEKILCMHGGLSPELENLDLIREIQRPTEIPDSGLLCDLLWSDPDASIEGWAESDRGVSCTFGPDVLMEFLDKNDLDLVCRGHQVVEDGYEFFAKRRLVTIFSAPNYGGEFDNAGALLSVDDSLVCSFEILKPADRASGSSSSKMNFKKPPKLGKI, from the exons ATGATGATGACAACAATGGAGGGGATGATGGACAAGGCCGTCTTGGATGACGTCATTCGGAGGCTTCTCGAAGGGAAAGGAGGCAAACAGGTTCAGCTCTCTGAGTCCGAGATCCGTCAACTCTGCGTCAATGCCCGACAAATCTTCCTCTCTCAGCCAATTCTTCTCGAGCTCCGTGCCCCCATCCGCATCGGCG GTGATATACATGGTCAGTACCAGGACTTACTGAGGCTTTTTGAATATGGTGGCTACCCTCCTGCGGCAAACTACTTGTTTCTGGGGGATTATGTGGACAGAGGGAAGCAAAGTTTGGAGACAATTTGTTTGCTTTTGGCCTACAAAATAAGATATCCAGACAAAATTCATCTCTTGAGGGGAAACCATGAAGAAGCGAAGATTAACCGTATATATGGTTTTTATGATGAATGTAAAAGGAGGTTCAATGTAAGGCTATGGAAGATATTCACCGATTGCTTTAACTGTTTGCCGGTGGCTGCTCTCATTGATGAGAAAATACTTTGTATGCATGGTGgactctctccagaattagaaAATTTAGATCTGATAAGAGAGATTCAAAGGCCTACTGAAATTCCAGATAGTGGTCTCCTTTGTGATCTGCTTTGGTCTGATCCTGATGCTAGCATTGAGGGTTGGGCCGAGAGTGACCGAGGCGTTTCATGTACCTTTGGACCTGATGTACTTATGGAGTTCTTGGATAAAAATGACCTTGATCTTGTTTGCAGGGGGCATCAG GTTGTGGAGGATGGATATGAGTTTTTTGCTAAAAGAAGATTAGTGACGATATTTTCTGCTCCGAATTATGGTGGAGAATTTGACAATGCTGGTGCGTTGTTAAGCGTTGATGATTCTCTTGTATGTTCCTTTGAGATATTGAAACCCGCTGATAGAGCATCAGGAAGTAGTTCTTCgaaaatgaattttaagaag CCACCCAAACTGGGAAAGATCTAG
- the LOC114188122 gene encoding serine/threonine-protein phosphatase PP1 isoform X1, translating to MMMTTMEGMMDKAVLDDVIRRLLEGKGGKQVQLSESEIRQLCVNARQIFLSQPILLELRAPIRIGGDIHGQYQDLLRLFEYGGYPPAANYLFLGDYVDRGKQSLETICLLLAYKIRYPDKIHLLRGNHEEAKINRIYGFYDECKRRFNVRLWKIFTDCFNCLPVAALIDEKILCMHGGLSPELENLDLIREIQRPTEIPDSGLLCDLLWSDPDASIEGWAESDRGVSCTFGPDVLMEFLDKNDLDLVCRGHQVVEDGYEFFAKRRLVTIFSAPNYGGEFDNAGALLSVDDSLVCSFEILKPADRASGSSSSKMNFKKQPPKLGKI from the exons ATGATGATGACAACAATGGAGGGGATGATGGACAAGGCCGTCTTGGATGACGTCATTCGGAGGCTTCTCGAAGGGAAAGGAGGCAAACAGGTTCAGCTCTCTGAGTCCGAGATCCGTCAACTCTGCGTCAATGCCCGACAAATCTTCCTCTCTCAGCCAATTCTTCTCGAGCTCCGTGCCCCCATCCGCATCGGCG GTGATATACATGGTCAGTACCAGGACTTACTGAGGCTTTTTGAATATGGTGGCTACCCTCCTGCGGCAAACTACTTGTTTCTGGGGGATTATGTGGACAGAGGGAAGCAAAGTTTGGAGACAATTTGTTTGCTTTTGGCCTACAAAATAAGATATCCAGACAAAATTCATCTCTTGAGGGGAAACCATGAAGAAGCGAAGATTAACCGTATATATGGTTTTTATGATGAATGTAAAAGGAGGTTCAATGTAAGGCTATGGAAGATATTCACCGATTGCTTTAACTGTTTGCCGGTGGCTGCTCTCATTGATGAGAAAATACTTTGTATGCATGGTGgactctctccagaattagaaAATTTAGATCTGATAAGAGAGATTCAAAGGCCTACTGAAATTCCAGATAGTGGTCTCCTTTGTGATCTGCTTTGGTCTGATCCTGATGCTAGCATTGAGGGTTGGGCCGAGAGTGACCGAGGCGTTTCATGTACCTTTGGACCTGATGTACTTATGGAGTTCTTGGATAAAAATGACCTTGATCTTGTTTGCAGGGGGCATCAG GTTGTGGAGGATGGATATGAGTTTTTTGCTAAAAGAAGATTAGTGACGATATTTTCTGCTCCGAATTATGGTGGAGAATTTGACAATGCTGGTGCGTTGTTAAGCGTTGATGATTCTCTTGTATGTTCCTTTGAGATATTGAAACCCGCTGATAGAGCATCAGGAAGTAGTTCTTCgaaaatgaattttaagaag CAGCCACCCAAACTGGGAAAGATCTAG